From Xanthomonas citri pv. mangiferaeindicae:
AGCGGCTGCAACAGATCCATCAAGCCGCCTGCCACATCCCCATCGACATTGGCCACGCCCCAGTCGCCCAGCGTCGAGTACGCCTCGGCCGCTTGCAGGCGATGGGTCTTCGCGGTGCTCGAATCCACGCCGAACTGGAAGCGGCCCTGATCGAACACCCATTCGCCGTCGAGTCGGGCCTGCTCGATCTCGCTGACCTGGGTCTGCGCATTGACGCGCAGCACCTGGGAGCCGATCTCGCCAGCGACAAAGCCGGGATTGACGACCCCGTTGGTTCCGGCGATCGCGTCGGCTGTGGTGGGATACCAGGTCTGGGTGCCGACCGGCAGGCCGTTGTTGAAGAACAGCTCCTGCACCCAGGAGCCGCCGCAATGGGGGCCGGTGGTGCAGTTGTTGGTGCCCGCCACGCTCATGAAGATCGAGCCGCCACCGGTGAGCGGATCATTGGGCAGACTCTCGGTCTTGGAGTTGTGCGCATCGAAACTCAGCCGGAAATCGCTGTTGACGTCCCAGACCGCGTTGAAGCCCAGCGAACCCAGCCGATACTTCTGCATGCTGCGTTGCTGCTCGAGGCCGAAGTCCTTGGTGCCGGCGATCTCACGCAGATAGATCGGCGTGGCCACCGCACCGGAGGTATCGAATTCGACGTGGGTGTAGTCGCTGTTCTGCAACCACATGCCCTGTTCGCCGCGATTTTCGGTGATCTCGTTGGTGGAGTAGGTGTAGTCCAGCGTCAGGGTCAGGCTGTCGGTGGGCGCGAACTGCAGCACGGCCTGGCCGTTGATGCGCTCGCGGTCGAACTCGGAGAACGCATAGCGCAGGTCGTTGGGGCGTGCGTACAGGTCGCCCACGCCCGGGGCGTTGGTCACCTGCGGGTTGCCCGGCATCGTGCCCGTCCACGGCTGGATGTTCCAGTAATTCTCGGTGGCCTGCACTGAGCCGCCCTTGCGCTTCTGGTAGCTGCCGCTCAAGCCCACGCCGAAGGTCCGATCGGCGTTGGTGTAACTGAAGATGCCCGACAGTTCGGGGGTCAAGTCGTCGTCGAACAGCTGGCTGCGATCCGACACCGCCTTGGCGCCGGCGCTGGCGACGATACCCGTGTGGTTGAAGGGCCTGTCGGTGAGGATGTTGATGGTCGCGCCCATGCCGCCGCTCGGCACGTGCGCCTGGCTGGTCTTGTAGACCTCGATGCCACTGATCGATTCAGCCGCCAGCTGCGCGAAGTTGAAGGCGCGCGTCCCGCCGTCCACGCCACCGATGGCCACCTGACCAGCGGCACCGAAGGCGTCCGCGCCGGGCACCTGGCGACCGTTGAGGGTGACCATGTTGAACTGCGGCCCGAAGCCGCGGGCCGTGACCTGCGCGCCCTCGCCATCACGGCGCTCGATCGAAATGCCGGTGATGCGCTGCAGCGACTCGGCGAGATTGGTGTCGGGGAACTTGCCGATGTCCTCGGCGCTGATCACATCGATCACGCCCGCCGCCTCGCGCTTGGTGTCCATCGCCTGGCTGAGGCTGTTGCGGATACCGCTGACCATGACCGCATCGAGCGTCGTGGCGTCCTGCGGTTCGGCGGCGGCACGCGTGTCCGCATTCGGGTTGGGCGACGGCGGCGATTGCTGCGCGAACGCGGGGTTGATGATCAGCGCCCCCCCACGAAGGTGAACATTGCGGTCGACTTCAAACGCCTGAACTTCATGCTCATTGACGGGTCCTCAGCATCGGAATGGGAACAACCGCGAGCTGGCTGCTCCCGGCGTACGTCACGATCCATCTCCGCAAGTGGCGGATGCGGCACTACCGACTTCCGTACCTCACACGCGCGCTTGGACGCGACGAAGCGCCCGCTTCCCAGCGGAACGGACGCCCCGAACCGGTCGCGTCCGTTTGCCCTGGTGTGCAAACGATCCTGGCGAAACGCTCTTCGTCACTCCCCGCACCGCACCTGGCCCCCCGGCCCGGCACGCTGCCTCCCAGCGCACCCGCATATCGCGAAAGGCAGCGAGACTGATAGCGCTACCATTTCGGCGCCAGATGTATAGCGACCAGCCGGCTTTGTCACCATGCACTGCAACAAAGCGGGACACTGTGCGTCCTCGGTGTCCGTGTGCGGCCGCTGCGCGCGCGGCTTCCCGGGCTGCCGGGCTTGTCGATCCTGGGCAGCGGCTGATCGCACGGCGGCTTGAGCCGTTCGCGTCCTGCCACGCGCGTGAGCGCCACGCCGCTGGAGCTATCAGGCACTCGCCGGCACGTCGAACTTGAGCGCGCTATCCGCGCGCTCGCGTCAAGCGACAGTGGCTGCGCGCAGGCCGTGCAGGATGTTGCGCTTTTGCTGGATGCACCGCCGTTCGACGGCGCTGTCGTGTGCCGGCCCATCAACACGGGCCGGCATGCGCGGCATCCGCCGCGCTGGACGATTACTTGCGCTTGGGCAGGTAGAGATCGGTGATCGTGCCGTCGTAGACCTCGGCCGCCATCGCCACCGATTCGCTGAGCGTGGGATGGGGATGGATCGTGTGGCCGATGTCGGCGACCTCGGCTCCCATCTCGATCGCCAGCGCAGCTTCGGCGATCAGATCGCCGGCATGCACGCCGACGATGCCGGCACCGACGATCCGATGGGTGGCCTCGTCGAACACCAGCTTGGTGAAGCCCTCGGTCCGGCCCAGGCCGATCGCGCGGCCGCTGGCCGCCCACGGGAACTTGCCCACGCCCACCTTCAGGCCCTTGGCCTTGGCTTCGGTCTCGGTGATGCCGACCCAGGCGATCTCCGGATCGGTGTAGGCCACCGACGGAATCACCCGCGCGACCCATTCCTTCTTCTCGCCGGCCGCGACCTCGGCCGCCAGCTTGCCCTCGTGCGTGGCCTTGTGGGCCAGCATCGGTTGGCCGACCAGATCGCCGATCGCGAAGATGTGCGGCACGTTGGTGCGCATCTGCGCATCGACCTGGATGAAACCACGCTCGCCCACCCGCACGCCGGCCTTGTCGGCGCCGATCTTGGCGCCGTTGGGCGAACGTCCGACGGCGACCAGCACGCGGTCATACAGCGTCGTGTCCGGAATGCTCTCGCCGTCGAACGCGACGACGATGCCGGCTTTCTCCGGCTTGGCCTCGACGACCTTGGTCTTCAAGTGCACCGATACGCCCTGCTTCTTGAGCCGGTCGGCCAACGGCTTGACCAGATCCTTGTCGGCACCGGGCATCAGCTGGTCGGCGAGCTCGACCACGGTGACCTGCGCGCCCAGAGCGCGGTACACGGTGGCCATCTCCAGACCGATGATGCCGCCGCCCACGACCAGCAGTTGCTTGGGCACCTCGGCCAGTTCCAGCGCGTCGGTCGAATCCATCACGCGCGGATCGTCCCACGGGAAGCCCGGGAGTTTGAGCGCCTGCGAGCCGGCGGCGATGATGCACTGCTCGAACCGCACCAGCGTGGTTTTGCCGTCCTGGGCGACCACCTCGATTTCGTTCGGCGACACGAACGTGCCGGTGCCGGCGACCACCCGTACCTTGCGCTGCTTGGCCATCCCGGCCAGGCCCTTGGTCAACTGGCCGACGACCTTGTCCTTGTAGCTGCGCAGCTTGTCGAGCGAGATCGTCGGGGCACCGAACGCCACGCCGTAGTCGCTGGCGTGCTGCGCCTGGTCGATGACGTCGGCCGCGTGCAGCAGGGCCTTCGAGGGGATGCAGCCGACGTTGAGGCAGACACCGCCGAGCGTGTCATAGCGCTCGATCAGCACGGTGTCGAGCTCGAGATCGGCCGCGCGGAACGCGGCGGTGTAGCCGCCGGGGCCGGAGCCGAGCACGACGATGCGGCATTCCACGTCGGCCTTGCGGCCCGACGACGGGGCGGCCTTCACTGCTTCAGGCTCGGCCGGCGCGCGATGCGAGCGCGCGACCGGCGGGTTGCTGCCCGGCGCCTCGCGCTTGTTCCCTCCTCCGTTCGCGGGGAGGGCTGGGCTGGGGGCGCCTTGTCGGCAGATCCCGCAGCCGGCTTGGCGTCGCCGTCGGCGTCGCCGTCGGCGTCATCCTCGGCTTCGATCACCGCGACCACGCTGCCTTCCGACAGGGTGTCGCCGACCTTGACCTTCAATGCCTTGATCACGCCCGCGTGCGAGGACGGCACTTCCATCGTCGCCTTGTCGGACTCCAGCGTGACCAGGCCCTGGTCCTTGGCGACCGTGTCGCCGACGGCGACCAGCACCTCGATCACCGGCACGTCGTCGTAGCCGCCGATGTCGGGGACTGTCACTTCGAGGGTCTTGGCCATCACGCGTTCTCCGGGGGTTGCGTCTGTTCTGGCACCGCCACGCGCGACGCCGGGCGCCGGGCCCAGCTCAGCGTATACAGGTCGTGGCGGCGGTCATTGAGGTTCTGCACGGTGCCGTCGTTGCGCGCGACCGTCAGATCGTTGAGGCGCAGGTCGGCGAAGGCCACCTGCTCGACATTGGGCGTGGTGTCGGCAGCGACACCGTCGCGCGCGAACGGGAAATCGCAGGGCGTGAGGATGCAGCTCTGCGCGTACTGGATGTCGAAATTGTTCACGCCCGGCAGGTTGCCGACGTTGCCCGACAGCACCACGTAGCACTGGTTTTCCACCGCGCGGGCCTGCGAGCAGTAGCGCACCCGCAGATAGCCCTCGCGGGTGTCGGTGCAGAACGGCACGAACAGGATCATCGCGCCCTGGTCGACCAGGTGCCGGCCGAGCTCGGGGAACTCGCTGTCGTAGCAGATCATCACCCCGATCGGCCCGCAGTCGGTCATGATCGCCTGGGCGCTGTCGCCACCGCCGATCCCCCACCAGGTGCGCTCGTTGGGCGTGGGATGGAGCTTGTCTCGGGTATGCAGCGAGCCGTCGCGCAGCGCGACGTAGCAGATGTTGCGCACCTTGCCGTCGTCGTCGTCGCTGGTCCGGGTCGGATGCGAGCCGCCGATGATGTTGATGTTGTGGCGGACCGCCAGTTCGCACAGCAGCTGGGCGAAACGCTCGGTGTAACCGGTGAGCGCCAGCAGCGAGTCGACCGGCGACAGCGGCTTGTTCTCCACCGACAGCAGTTGCAGCGTGAACAGCTCGGGGAAGACCACGAAGTCGGCGCGGTAGTCGGCGGCGATGTCGACGAAGTACTCGACCTGGGTGGCGAACTCTTCGAACGACGCCACGCGGCGCTGCTGATACTGCACCGTCGCCACGCGGACCGAATCGGGCAACGGGCGCGCGGTGCCGCGCGGGTCGGCGTCCGGGTCGATCTTGGGATTGCGCCAGACCAGGTGCGCGGCGTAGCCGGCCGATTCGGTGTCCTGCGGCAGATAGCCGGGCAGCACGCCGATCAGCTCGAAGCCGTTACGCAGTTGGAAGCTCAGCGCGCGATCGCGGATGCGCCCGGCGCACACGTCGGCGACATACGCGCGCACGTCGCCGCGATAGGCACGGGCGCGGCGCGAGAAGCCCGGCAGGCGCCCGCCGAATACGATGCCCTTGAGCCGCAGCTCCTGGCACAGCCGCTTGCGCAGCTCGTAGAGCCGACGGCCGATGCGCAGCCCGCGGTGATCGGGATCGACGCAGACCTCCATGCCGTAGAGCCAGTCCCCGGTCGACAGATGCCGCGAGGCGTAACCGCCGCCGGAGATCTCCAGCCAGCGATGTGGCGCCATCGCGGTGCGCTCGTCGATGCGGAACGTGCCGCAATAGCCGACCGCAACGCCGTCGTAGAACGCCACGAACACGCCCTGCGGAAACTGCGCGATCTGGCCGTTGAGCATCTCGGCCGTGTAGCCATTGTCGCGTCCGTAGACGCGCTCGCTCAGTGCGACGATCGCCGGAATATCGGCGATGCCGGCATGGCGCAACGTCAATCGCGCCCGCTCGCGCGTGGACGGATCGCTCATGCCGACGCCCAGCTCTTGCCTTGAACCCGTTCAAGGTCCGTCGCGAGCGCAGCCAGGTGACGCGTGGCGGCGCGGAGGAAGCGCAGCGTACGTGTGGTACGTGAGCATTCCGAGCACCGCACGCGCGTCAGATGGCAAGCGCAGCAGGACATTGAGCGGGTTCTTACAGCAGCACCCGGCGCATATCGCCGAGCAACTGCGCCAGCGTCGCAGTGAAGCGCGCGGCCGCAGCGCCGTCGATGACCCGGTGATCGTAAGACAGCGACAGCGGCAGGATCCGGCGCGGCTGGAAGGCCTTGCCGTCCCAGACCGGCTTGATCGCCGACTTCGACACGCCCAGGATCGCCACTTCCGGCGCATTGACGATCGGCGTGAAGCTGGTGCCGCCGATGCCGCCCAGCGAGCTGATCGAAAAACACCCGCCCTGCATGTCCGCCGGGCCGAGCTTGCCGTCGCGTGCCTTCTTGGCCAGCGCCGACATCTCCTGGGAGATCTCCAGCACGCCCTTCTTGTCGGCATCGCGGATCACCGGCACCACCAGACCGTTGGGCGTGTCGGCAGCGAAGCCGATGTGGAAGTACTTCTTGAGCGTCAGCGTCTCGCCGGCCGCGTCGAGCGAACTGTTGAAGCGCGGGTACTGCTTGAGCACCGCGACAGACGCCTTGATCAGGAACGCGAGCATGGTCAGCTTGATGCCGGACTTCTCGTTTTCCTTGTTGAGCTGCACACGCAGCGCCTCGAGATCGGTGATGTCGGCATCGTCGTGCTGCGTGACGTGCGGGATCATCGCCCAGTTACGCGCGAGGTTGGCGGCCGAGATCTTCTGGATCCGGCCCAGTTCCTGGACCTCGATCTCGCCGAACTTGGCGAAGTCGACCTTCGGCCACGGCAGCAGATTCAGACCGCCGCCGGCCGCGGCCGGGGCACCGGCCTTCGACGCGCCACCGCCCGCCAGCACGCCCTTGACGAACTGTTGCACGTCTTCGCGCGTGATGCGCCCGGCGCGCGCGGTCCCGCGCACCTGGGCCAGATCGACGCCGAGCTCGCGCGCGAACAGGCGCACCGCGGGGCTGGCGTAGGGCACATTGCCCGGCAGGATCGCCTCGGCATCGAAACGGACCGGCGGCTGGCCGCTGCCGGCCGGCCGGTGCTCCATCGAGGCCTGCGCGATCGGATCGGCCTTGGCCTGCGGGGCGACCGGCTCGACCGCGCTGTCGTCCTTGGACTTGGCGGGCGCGGCGCCCCCACCCGACGCGCTGCGCGCGTCGACCTCCCCGCTTGCGGGGAGGTGCGTCGGCCGAGGCGCCCTCGGCCTCGATGATCGCGACCACGCTGCCTTCCGACAGGGTGTCGCCGACCTTGACCTTCAGTTCCTTGATCACGCCGGCGACTGCGGCCGGCACTTCCATCGTGGCCTTGTCCGATTCCAGCGTGACCAGGCCCTGGTCCTTGGCCACCGTGTCGCCGACCGCCACCAGCACCTCGATCACCGGCACGTCGTCGTAGCCGCCGATGTCGGGCACCTTCGATTCCTGCGCGCCACCGCCGCCGGCCGGCGCCTTGGGCGCCTCGGTCTTCGCAGCGGGCGCGGCCTTCTCGGCCACCGGCTTGTCGGCGGCCTTCGCCGGCGCTTCCTGCGGCGCGGGCGCTTCACCCCCACCCGACGCGCTGCGCGCGTCGACCTCCCCCGCTTGCGGGGGAGGTGCATCAGCCGCGGCATCCTGGGCTTCGATGAGCGCGACCACGCTGCCTTCCGACAGGCTGTCGCCGACCTTGACCTTCAGTTCCCGGACCACACCGGCCACGGTCGAGGGGACCTCCATCGTGGCCTTGTCCGATTCCAGCGTAACCAGGCCCTGGTCGACCGACACCGTATCGCCGACGGCAACCAGCACCTCGATCACCGGGACATCGTCATACCCGCCAATGTCGGGAACGCGCGCTTCTTTCAGGTCGGCCATGCGGCCCTCCGGGCATCTCGTGACCCACTATTGTGGCGCCCCGCAGGTCCCGCGCCAACTGCTGTGATGCCGCATCGCGTGCCGCGATCGGTCGCGGAACATTGCGTCGCATCCAAGGCGTTCGTCTGCGGTACAGCCGCAGTCTTGCCGGGCACTGCCATACCAACCCGCATGGCAACGCGGCTTGCGATGAACGCGCTGCGCAGATTTCCGAAGCTGCTGTGAAGCGTTAGGAACGCTTCAGACAGCGCAAATCGCGGATTCAGCTTGTCCGCGCCAGCATGGCCGCGCCTTCCCGAAGAGGAAGGTCGCCAAAGGACTTCCGGTCCCGAACGCGAGAATCCCGCCGGCGCGTCCGCGCTGCCGGCACCAAGGCTACAAACAGGAGAACCCCATGAAGCCGAACGCGTCCATCCTCAACAAGCGCAGCCTGATCCTCGCCACCCTGGCCTCGCTCGCGGTCTCATCCGCGGCCTTCGCCCAGGACGCCGATACCGCGGCCGGCAAGCGCTTCTCGGTGGTCGGCGGCGTAACGCTGCTGCAGCCGACCAACGACAGCGAGCGGAACAACGGGCTGAAGGTCGACGGCGGCCCGGCGCCGACCGCCTCGGTCTCGTACAACTTCACCGACAACATCAGCGCCGAGCTGTGGGGTGCGCTCGACGCGTTCGATCACCGTGTCAAGCAGGACGGCGGCAAGATCGGTACCGTCGATCAGCAGCCGATCGCGCTGAGTGGCCAGTACCACTTCGGTGACGTCGACAACACCTTCCGTCCGTTCGTCGGCCTGGGCTATCACCAGTCCAACATCAGCAACGAAGAC
This genomic window contains:
- a CDS encoding dihydrolipoyl dehydrogenase — translated: MVVLGSGPGGYTAAFRAADLELDTVLIERYDTLGGVCLNVGCIPSKALLHAADVIDQAQHASDYGVAFGAPTISLDKLRSYKDKVVGQLTKGLAGMAKQRKVRVVAGTGTFVSPNEIEVVAQDGKTTLVRFEQCIIAAGSQALKLPGFPWDDPRVMDSTDALELAEVPKQLLVVGGGIIGLEMATVYRALGAQVTVVELADQLMPGADKDLVKPLADRLKKQGVSVHLKTKVVEAKPEKAGIVVAFDGESIPDTTLYDRVLVAVGRSPNGAKIGADKAGVRVGERGFIQVDAQMRTNVPHIFAIGDLVGQPMLAHKATHEGKLAAEVAAGEKKEWVARVIPSVAYTDPEIAWVGITETEAKAKGLKVGVGKFPWAASGRAIGLGRTEGFTKLVFDEATHRIVGAGIVGVHAGDLIAEAALAIEMGAEVADIGHTIHPHPTLSESVAMAAEVYDGTITDLYLPKRK
- a CDS encoding carbon-nitrogen hydrolase, with product MSDPSTRERARLTLRHAGIADIPAIVALSERVYGRDNGYTAEMLNGQIAQFPQGVFVAFYDGVAVGYCGTFRIDERTAMAPHRWLEISGGGYASRHLSTGDWLYGMEVCVDPDHRGLRIGRRLYELRKRLCQELRLKGIVFGGRLPGFSRRARAYRGDVRAYVADVCAGRIRDRALSFQLRNGFELIGVLPGYLPQDTESAGYAAHLVWRNPKIDPDADPRGTARPLPDSVRVATVQYQQRRVASFEEFATQVEYFVDIAADYRADFVVFPELFTLQLLSVENKPLSPVDSLLALTGYTERFAQLLCELAVRHNINIIGGSHPTRTSDDDDGKVRNICYVALRDGSLHTRDKLHPTPNERTWWGIGGGDSAQAIMTDCGPIGVMICYDSEFPELGRHLVDQGAMILFVPFCTDTREGYLRVRYCSQARAVENQCYVVLSGNVGNLPGVNNFDIQYAQSCILTPCDFPFARDGVAADTTPNVEQVAFADLRLNDLTVARNDGTVQNLNDRRHDLYTLSWARRPASRVAVPEQTQPPENA